From one Bos indicus x Bos taurus breed Angus x Brahman F1 hybrid chromosome 7, Bos_hybrid_MaternalHap_v2.0, whole genome shotgun sequence genomic stretch:
- the GABRA6 gene encoding gamma-aminobutyric acid receptor subunit alpha-6 — MVSPLPCLYIVLWVENALGKLEDGGNFYSKNISRILDNLLEGYDNRLRPGFGGAVTEVKTDIYVTSFGPVSDVEMEYTMDVFFRQTWTDERLKFGGPTEILSLNNLMVSKIWTPDTFFRNGKKSIAHNMTTPNKLFRIMQNGTILYTMRLTINADCPMKLVNFPMDGHACPLKFGSYAYPKSEIIYTWKKGPLYSVEVPEESSSLLQYDLIGQTVSSETIKSNTGEYVIMTVYFHLQRKMGYFMIQIYTPCIMTVILSQVSFWINKESVPARTVFGITTVLTMTTLSISARHSLPKVSYATAMDWFIAVCFAFVFSALIEFAAVNYFTNLQTQKAKRKVQIAASPPVTIAKATEPLEAEIVLHPDSKYHLKKRITSLTLPIVPSPEASKVLTRAPILQSTPVTPPPVSLTFGGTSKIDQYSRILFPVAFAGFNLVYWIVYLSKDTMEVSNSVE, encoded by the exons ATGGTGTCGCCTCTGCCCTGTCTGTACATTGTTCTCTG GGTAGAAAATGCTCTAGGGAAACTTGAAGATGGAGGAAACTTCTATTCCAAAAACATCAGTCGGATCCTGGACAACTTGCTTGAAGGCTACGACAATCGGCTGCGACCGGGATTTGGAG GTGCTGTCACTGAAGTCAAAACAGACATTTACGTGACGAGTTTTGGGCCCGTGTCAGACGTGGAGATG GAATACACGATGGACGTTTTTTTCCGCCAGACTTGGACAGATGAGAGGTTGAAGTTTGGGGGGCCAACTGAGATTTTGAGTTTGAATAACCTGATGGTCAGTAAAATCTGGACACCTGACACTTTTTTCAGGAATGGCAAAAAATCAATTGCTCACAACATGACAACTCCTAATAAACTCTTCAGAATAATGCAGAATGGAACCATTCTATACACCATGAG GCTTACCATCAACGCTGACTGTCCTATGAAACTGGTTAACTTTCCTATGGATGGGCATGCTTGTCCGCTCAAATTTGGCAGTT atgCTTACCCCAAGAGTGAAATCATATATACATGGAAAAAAGGACCACTTTACTCAGTGGAAGTCCCAGAAGAATCCTCAAGCCTCCTTCAATATGATCTGATTGGACAAACAGTCTCTAGTGAGACAATTAAATCTAACACAG GTGAATACGTAATAATGACAGTTTATTTCCACTTGCAAAGGAAGATGGGCTACTTCATGATACAGATCTATACTCCTTGCATTATGACAGTCATTCTTTCCCAGGTGTCTTTCTGGATTAATAAGGAGTCTGTTCCAGCCAGAACTGTCTTTG GAATCACCACTGTTTTAACCATGACCACTTTAAGCATCAGTGCCCGGCACTCCTTGCCAAAAGTGTCTTATGCAACCGCCATGGACTGGTTCATAGCTGTTTGCTTTGCTTTCGTCTTCTCTGCTCTTATTGAGTTTGCTGCTGTCAACTACTTTACCAATcttcagacacaaaaggccaaaAGGAAGGTGCAGATTGCAGCCTCACCCCCAGTGACAATAGCAAAAGCGACTGAACCCCTGGAAGCTGAGATTGTTTTG CATCCTGATTCCAAGTACCATCTGAAGAAAAGAATCACATCTCTGACATTGCCAATAGTTCCATCCCCTGAGGCCAGCAAAGTCCTCACAAGAGCTCCCATCTTACAGTCAACACCTGTAACCCCCCCACCCGTCTCACTAACCTTTGGAGGTACCAGTAAAATAGACCAATATTCTCGGATTCTCTTCCCAGTTGCATTTGCAGGATTCAACCTTGTATATTGGATAGTTTATCTATCCAAAGATACAATGGAAGTGAGCAACAGTGTGGAATAG